The sequence tcagacatatatccctagttaggaaagttcattaaatatgcaaattagcatttatctttcatgtcacccttaatggttcccactgctgatatatcttggtgtgatcaacatttgtagcaaatctcatcaaattttgtgtagttgtttttaatatatatccattttttctaaaatcattaattatgcaaatgagcaaaaagtatgcaagccagacccaccaaaaactaatcagttcttgccatttgctaactgaatatatgtaccagatttgattctgatctgataagccgtttttgagaaaatggaccaacagacagacacacagacacacagacggacagacagacagacagacagacagacagacagacagacatcgctgcgacatatgcccacgtgtgtaaacacgtgagcaaaaaacagccaatcaaacatGAGAATGATCAAACgcgttaaaatatgcattcattccGGTTGGTTCCAGAgtgccaagtttgaaaattttaacgTGCTTGTTTGTTCTCTTGTTTGATTagctgtttttctttcttgtgtttCCACGTTTCTCTAGCAAGttttagtactgacgaagggttgcacccaAAACGTCTGCATGTCTTTAGTCTCTgcgatttgcaagtgttttatttccctcTGGTCGGCCAGTATTCTACTGTATTTGTTATAACtattgcagtttttatcctctgccttttaacaagtattgtCCACTggtcggccaattttttactgtattcattttcacttgctgcagttttatccctgTTTTGAGgtagtttgtaatttttatactTCCTTGTATTGCATGTTTCATCAACTTGATTTTCCTCTGGCACTACTGGGCTGTCCGTTTGAGCTTCTTTTGCATAGCCTAAATTTCAATTATCATTTTTTACACGGTAAACATGGCCGTCCCTGCATGTTTGGTTCATCTGCATACTGAAATCAGTAATTTGACCTCTTCATCGGACTAATTGTTGGCCCGAGATGCATTAGTCTGTGTAGCCACCATAAAGAAAGCTAGTTGAGTGATATACATTATCAATACCTGCCACTGAGGGCATTCAGAACAATCTCTGAAAGTGGCTTGGTCTTTTCAGACAGCATGTTTAGAATAGAGTTACTATAATCCTTAACCAGCTCAGATCTGGCCGGCGACAAGGTCTAAATTAAACATTTCAGGAACACTAAGGATTATTACCATGTAATTTTTTGTGCCAGTATTTATCCTCAGACATTTCTGAAGTGTATCCTTGGATCCTTTTTGAACACGATAATAGAATAATTGATGTATTGAATTTGGATAATCTGCTCAGACAGAAATTGATGTGAGAATGGGTTACTTATCAGTCTGTCCTTTCAGACGTactgtgtttgttgtgttggTGTTTTAGTTCTGAATAACATATTTGACCCCAATACACTGTCATTTAGAGCAGATATATATACAGTACCGTATTCAGTTGAGAGACATTGGACAGTGGCACCAGAATGACATTTGATATTAATGTGTAAATGATCTACCAGTAGCTGTACAGTACTGGCTGTCTGTTATCTCCCACAGAGATTTGTATCATATGCCACTGATAAATCAATCATAGCAAAGCAAATTTCATGTACCAGGGTAATATAACACTTCATGGCTGCTGTGACCTCAACAAGGTGAGAAGATGTTTCCATGTTGTGTACATGAGAGCATTTAAGCACCTGCAGTAATGAGtatttgtcaaacattttgCTGGAAGTTGGAGTTGGAGGGAATTTTACCAGTGACATATCACATGAATACAATCAGCTTGTAAACATGTGATGTGCATACCTGCTACATATCACAAATGTTTCACTCACATATTGTACCATCcatatcagtgttttttcatTTTGCCCTTTCAGTACCCAGACCATGTTGTTGCATGGTTTATTTCCACAACTGCGTAGATTCTAACCTACTACCTGTGTTTTAATGAGCCAATTGTTATGGGTGAATGTTTTATTGCCTCTTAGAGGTCATGTTTATTCATGTGGTGTCATCAAAATCTATTCTCAGCAGATACCATGTGACTTGTTTGTATATATCTGAGTGGAGGTGTACTGTTAGACTCAACATATACTTGTTGTGCAAGCTTCAGATGTGACAAGGAGCTGTGTCTGGCTGTAACAGTGTCTGGATCCAAAATggaaatgaaagttacatgtcCCCAATCTGGCTGTTGTGATGGCATCACAAACAATGCTATGAAGAGAAGACGCACAGATACTGATCCTGATATTGATTTCAGAGGGAACAGCAACTCATTTCAGCATTTTAGAGGTGTGTCTCTTCTGCTTCATTTCAAAGCCCAAAGCCTGGCTATTTATTTTTGTGCTGTGATTTTCCCATGAGGATGTTAAGTTGTTATGTTcctgtgtacatgtactgtttGAAGTAAGGATCCATAAAGTAACTCCATAACACACTGATGCTGTGAATGACGGACAGCGCTGCATATTATTTGAACATTTAGTGTTAGAGTTACAGCTGGTGTGATACATGACGTATGTAGGGTATCTGCATTTCTGTGGATTGTACAAACTATCTTTTGCCAATTAGTGTCAACAACGAAGACCTGTCTCATCATGTTCCTTTGATAGCCAGACCCATGTGGAGGTGTATTTCATTATCAACAAAAAGATGACCTCATGCTAATGAATGCTTCTCTGTATGCTATCCTTCTTGGTTTTGAGAAAAGAATTTAATCTTGgtgaaaaagaaaacagaaaaaataccatTGAAATGCCATCTATAGTTACTACACAACAACAATGTAAAGCTGATACAAAGAGTATTGTGAAATTCCTACTAGaagatgtgttttatttagAGTAGCTTTACCCACATTCTGGCATCTTCAGATGAAAATCGTCATCCTGTTAGTCAAAATTACAACCAAAAACATTCTGCTGCCTTAATAATGGTTTAGTTTTGGTAGATTTCAGGTTGCATAAGCTGCCAAAATCTCACAGTTCCTCACAACTAACTATGGCACAAACATAGCACAGCCATAGTTGTTCAAATGCATGTGTTATCACGTTATGTGTTATGTGTACTACATGAAATAATATGCATCACTTACCATCAATGTAATTCATATCCGCATTACATAAGAAGGAAAGAGgcataaaatatatgtataggataaagcccgagtactagggctcttctggtatataaagtccaacccaacgataaaatgtcgaggccgcaggccgagacattttatcgtagggttggactttatataccagagaGCCctagtacgagggttttatccgacttaaaaactatcgcccctaactgatatattttcgttttcaatgtgtttacgtcaaccgtcccctttgtcaatgtaacatgtttaggatatgaattaaaacttttatttgtgaaatagccttccaatgtaatggaacatcctataaatgccctagggcacattatataaatgccctagggcacagcagattttgtgttgcagctggtttccgctgtgttaccaaatttgaatactaaaacataccagatgtctacagaatatgacatgttcacttttgattggacagtactttgctatggcgctgtcattcgtttctggaatttggtgaccaaggctttatgagtaaataaaacaccctgaattgagcactctgattggtcaatcaatagtagatagtttttaaatcaCAGATTGAATattataaggttattcccaaaataccgggatttatgtccgagtacatcgtgcagcggaggtattgtccgagacgcatagcgtcgaggacaatactgaagcgtacaatgtacgaggacataaatcccggtattttgggaataaccttactattatacacctttttagtccaactttacaAGAAAAAGTTGAAATTGAGGCGTCTTTTGGATGCCCGTCGCGCACTGTActgagcgatcgcaagcagactgggaacgcgttgagtgcgtccgctaagcgcctagaacgaaatttcaacccgcgctgcGTAGTGCACGTGGTAGAAATTGTACGTCAGCAGcaaaatttcactcaaattcactgGTTTTGGATTTaatttgtgaagtactgaatgctaagaagtatatattcttggaaaaaaatgtaaaatattctcttctttttcccCATTTTGAAGTAAAGGTGAGTTgacgtcaaaggtcaaatagcgtccaataacacctaaagttattgtactccgcatcaaagttattggactccacATCTCCTGATACTGAAACTTACTGTATGACAAAACTTCATAGGTTACAgaagtaggtgtataataatggaATTTATTATTAGGTCTTCAATTTAATTTCAGCCCATTCATTTTTCTTCATACTTTGATCTTAGGAAGAAAATTTATCCCCCTTAGAGGGGGCTCCACCATCTTTCAGTCAGAAGATATCAAGGGAGAGGAGACTTTGTTTCTTCCTTTCAGAGAAGACATCTTATTAAACATGGATTCAGTGGATCAAATTAGTTTCAGTAGTGGAACTTACTTCATTGGAAGTGATGCAGGGACCTATCTTAAATCTGCATCAGGTGAGCCAATGACATCAAGTGTGCTTGTAAGTGTAGATTGCATAACTTGGCAAAATTAAACTATCTTGATTGCTGGGAGTACGGTAATGCTTGTGATTGCTTAGAGTAATGTTTGTGAACCCTGGAATGGCCAGTGAACAGTCATGGAATTAATGCGTATATTAATGAGTTGTAGCACTGAAGCACAGAAACCACATTCAAGACAGTCAACTGTTACAGAGCTCTGTGATAGCAGACATTACTGCTAAACAGTAGCAGTGCTTTGTTAGGGCACACATCACTATCAAATTGTGCCACTGTTCTGTGAGGGCGTACATCACTACCAGATTGTGCCAGTGCTCTGTGAGGACGTACATCACTACCAAATTGTGCCAGTGCTCTGTGAGGGTGTACATCACTATCAAATTGTGCCGCTGTTCTGTGAGGGTGTACATCACTACCAAATTGTGCCACTGTTCTGTGAGGGTGTACATCACTACCAAATTGTGCCAGTGCTCTGTGAGGGTGTACATCACTACCAAATTGTGCCAGTGCTCTGTGAGGGCGTACATCACTACCACACTGTGCCAGTTTTCTGCAAGGTGTACATCACTACTGAAGTGGCAATAAAATAGCTTACATCCACTATCTTATCACTCTGTGTAAGCAAAGACTACTCACATAGTCTTTGCTTTGACCAAAATCATTTCCTGAGAAGTGCCAACTCAACTCAACTCATTTGGAGATTAAGCATTTGCTCATGTTGCACCACAGCTGTGGAATGCAAATTCCAATTGAGAAAAGGCATTGAGCTTGAGCATGGCTGATCAATGTTTCAATGACACTAAGGCCACATTCAGTCTAATGATCTGTTAGTAGTGACCAGCTTAAAGCTGCTTGAAGTTGGTGTTGGTAAAGTGGTTGCCGCCATAGTTGATGAAGTGACTGGCTGTCATGAGGCTACAAGGACCAACACATTCAGGCAattgaataatattttcattacaatttgatagACAACCAGTATTCTTGGTTATttggatatgcaaatttatggtaCTGTCAAATTCAATTTCATCGCACAAAGCAATATAAGAGAGGaaaaatttactgacaaaaACAATGGCAAGATTCGTAGAAGAGTACCAGTAATACATTTTACTTCATGGCTGTTACAGAAATGGATGACTGCAGCAATCAGCAATTTTTGAGACCATTTTCTAAGAAAAGATAAAAGCTgacaattttacacaatttcagctaaatctaaAAGCCTATATTGATAAATAAAGATAACAAAATGTTCACTGATGCATGTAAGGTGACTTGAAACAGAACATGAGACGTGGTGCTGGCATATTTTCTCAAACTTATGGCAGGAAAAAAGGTACTTCTAGATATTGGTTTCTTTAGAAAAGTTAATCATGTTTGAAGGGCCTTACAAGAATAACAGAAACAGTGCACCAGATTTTCTTCTTCAGTTCAAGGTCAATGTACTGAGAAGCCATTCAGATtaaggcatgtaataatttcATATACACCCTCAGATCAAATGTATCTTCAGGCAGCTTGTACTGGTACCCCCAGGCCTTGCTTAACAACTTGGTGTTGCTAGCTCTTACCAGGCCATGTTTTGCTGTTGTATTTTGACAAGATCTCTCAGCTATTTAATGTTAAGAATGAGGACTTTTGTCATTGGTATGGGTCATGATTTGACAATAAAAAATTCCTTGCACTAACTTGACTTTCAAGGAAAGCTGCTGCAAATATTACATAATTTCAGGGTTTGATTGTTTAAACCAGACAATATCATGATCCATGCATATTCATAAAACGTCTCCAAACAGATTAAATGTACTGACTCTTGCAATCaactttgtttttgttattttttcgcCTGACAGGTCACCTGATCAATTTATGGCGATATGACATTCAACAGAGAAGACTCTACATAGCAAGATCTTTTCTGTTCACtcatttacaaaactttattgaagTGAAAGCGGTGTTAGAAAGTATTTAGTGAACTATCACTTTGCTGCTGCAAATAGTGGTGTGAATCATGTTATTGTGTGTGAAGAACATGGCAAACAGTGGACATTAGAGACTGTATAGCTGAGTACAAAGTCAAATCCTCACACTAAAATCTACTCAGCAGAAGGAAAgcttttacagttcttttcttcTCTACCACTTtaaggggttcattttaaagctcttggtgtaagaacaattttcactgtctcagttttttgaaaattgaaaattttatttttctccataaaattatcacagggatggcggccattttgaattgcaaatatcgcATATGTGTGTTCTCATATTCTTTCTGCCTGTGTTTGCTTGAGTATACCAAAGCAACTATCAGGATACTAGATTTTGGAATACATTCATGTATTCTGGTGTTTATTATAAAATGTTCAAGGCCACCTACTGTGCCTATATTTTGTTAACTTAGGGGATTTGTTTTCCTTATGAGCAAGTAAAGATATTCTGTATGGGAGAAGAGATATACAAATAGAAAATCACAATAAAGTAGTGAATATTTGTTGTAATAGTAAGCTATATTTGTTACTCAAGCAGTAtatgtgaaattttattttttcaagtaaatttaTAGATTTTGAGcttaaatttacatttgaattgaaaaGGTATTATCAAGCTCTATCAGtattattgtaataaaatctcTGCTGATGGAGAGAAATATTTTAGAATACAACTTACAAACCTTCAACTTTCGCTTTTATTCAGTTGTACTTCGGGTTTGCAGAAGCATCAAGtttttgtatttatgtacattgaCATTGAAGTGAAAAAGTACATTCTGCTTTGACTCAAGAATCACAGTGAAATTGATTCACAAAGGGCACTCTTAAGAATCTGTATCTGAAAATGACTAGTTAGCTGATAAAAATGAATACACAGAGGcaacacacaaaaacacacacacattgaaAAAACACAGGTTATATGGACATACAGAGACTCATCAATCACAGTGAAATTCAAACATTCAGAATACATTGAATGCTGCAGGTGATTTTGAATGAATAATACCAGTTTACAAAGGTAAACATGGTGGTCAGTTAACTGCGAATCTCTCGAGTAAATAGTCTGAAGCAGAGAAATTTTTGTAAGAAATACTTTGCATAAATAAAGTCTATTCTTACCCATTTATTAAAGATGGAACTTGTCTATTGActttctgtacatttgaaatgtggaaatgtctattttgaaatatcatttgagtgtgttgttgatcTTGTAAACACCAATAGAAATGTACGGAgttaaccctttacctgccagacagtatcacttcccaatctgcaaagtcagtaaatggctgtattgagccaaaaaccatatatattttcacccacttggcttggtatgttacagcagctttagtctgtaaaaatcacgtttacagtatctctgtcttcagagaccttcaaatcttcaagtattgttaaaatgcaccatgttttgctttactagttttaaccaacttgacctaatggtgaaatatgaacttggcaggaaaagggttaatggagAAATGTGTTCATCTGCGGCCTAATGAGTTCAAAGTTCTAAAAGAATGAACCTTCATGTGTGGCAATCATGTAAATTGAGCCAGGGAGTTCAGAACATCAGGAAACTACAGAGTGTACAACATGATTCAATGTAGTTGTGCACTTTGCTTCCTATGGACTCCCTAGCAGAATGTCAGTCAAAACGGTGACATGTGGAATGTATCTGCTCGAAACTGGACACGGTCATAAAAACACCGAATTCTGAGGGTCACACCCATAAACTATCCCattctttattttctgtttcCAGACATAATTGCAAGATAGCTTTTTCTGTTTCCAGACATAATTGCAAGATAGCTTTTGCTGTTTCCAGACATAATTGCAAGATAGCTTTTGCTGTTTTCATACATAATTGCAAGATAGCTTCTGCTGTTTCCATACACATTAGGGGACGACAGCATtatcttgcatggtacctgaaacccgagtccttgcctgagcaactcgggtgacaaacagaagacttttaatccccaaggtgtgaatgttccattgttatgttatctaatccagctggtgctattgtagtgccattgtaggaaaggcaggtctgtgaaattgatcctctagggaagtagggttaaaatttttttttttttttttttttttttttttaaattttatttgatacacagatcaacgggcaaacccactaacagatctgcgaaacaaaaaagtcaccaatcacaaacaaatgtacaagacaaccataaaagtagcacgatacattaaattgaaaaaaaaccatacacgaatcaaaaaggagaactgttaaaatgactggataaaatagttttaaaactacacagcgtagaaaaaatatctatattacatttaaaagagatatcattaaaaacagacatgcatctgggcactgtcgagaattttctgcaattaacagaacacaagtctggtttaaaaaggggtttcctgcgtaaatttctactgggggcataaaagcagatttgatttagaatatctggagcatcataatgtgaatgaattattttgtacaaaaagcacatgtcaagggttagtcttctattgtgtaacttaggaatgttcagaattctgcaataaaatgggtagctggatttactgcagtgaacattgagtttgcgacaaatgtatttcacaacTTAATTTGTACTCTCTCGATTTTTTCTGACCGGCCCTTCTGgtggggtgaccacacaacagagccatactctagaatagatcttacataaacaaaatacagagaaataattgctgaaatgtcattgaatggctggcagagacgcttaataaaaccaagagatttgaaggctctagaaacaatgttattgatgtgaaaagaataattaaggttggaagtaaggtaaatgcccaaatccttgacaacagagacccgttgaagaggggtaccattgatggagtaatcaagagaggaaatgattcttttcttaagtgtaaaactgataaatttacatttactgatattaggtgACAGTTTCCAGTTGTTACACCATTGTGCAAATTTGTCAAGATCTTGCTGTAACATGACACAGTCAGCGAGGGATGTGATGGTGCGATAGATCTTGGCATCGTCGGCATACAAGCTGAGCTTTGCAGAAATATCTAACAGTGAAATATCGTtaataaacataacaaaaagtaGTGGCCCCAAGAGTGAACCCTGGGGCACACCTGACGAAGCAATGTACCATTTTGACGAGCAACTACCAAACACTACCCTCTGTCGTCTGAGATGAAGATAAGAAGCCAGCCAACTGTGCAGATTACCACATATACCGAATTTGGCGGCTTTGTACAGGAGAAGTGTGTGACAGACACTGTCAAAAGCCTTGCTAAAGTCCGTGTAAATTGAATCTAcctgttgtttattgttcagtgaaacaGAGATGAAATCTGTATAATCCACTAAGTtagtattcctaagttaatggagccttcccgtaatgtaATTGCAAGATAGCTTTTGCTGTTTCCATACATAATTGCAAGATAGCTTTTGCTGTTTTCATACATAATTGCAAGATCAATTATCAATTATTGGTCATAAACATGTTTCCATACATAATTgcagtatcaaatatcaactGTTGGTATAGATGCATGTTtcagaaatgtgacaaaaagaCAATGCCCATTCAACATTTATTACTTGCTGAACAGACTGATCAACACAATGGACTAGCCATTGGAGTTAACAATGTTCAGTCAGGGGGAAGGAGAGAACCATGCATCTGGGATGAAAACTAGGGAATGGTTACTCTTTATGTGTCTGGAATGAGTACCATGTACAGTAGTGTGTGCATTTGGAATAAAAGTGGTGAAGTGTGTGTGATAAAGATCTCAACCCTGGGACCCTGTACATGGACAATTAAATAGTATGTCTTATTGCCAGTACACCCAACATACTCTCCTGACCTAGCACCCTCAGACTTTCATATCTTCCCCAACATAAAGAAAGAGCTGGAAAGCAttttgacgatgatgatgacgtcatatccGCTGTTCAGGACTTTTTTGATAACTGAGATGAAACCTACAAAGCAGGGATACAAGCGCTGCAGCACCGCTACGCGCTGGCAGAAGTGTATGGACAGCAAGGGGactatgttgaaaaataaatagtaTAGAAACTTATTCCAGTAGGACTTCATAgttaggctcaaaacttttcattcaACACTCGTATTTGGTGATTCATCAAGCAGTAATATTTAGGAAAACAATTTATTATTGGCTTGTAGGTCTTTGGTTGTGTTTCTGTAAAAATTCGGACTCACAGTTATTGAGATTGTTACCATGCTCACTCTGTAGCAGCTCATTAGCATACTTTTGGTAAATGAtcacttcatttgaacaaactcTCATTTATAGTTAGCATGCACCAAATACAAAGGTAAAATGTGCAGCGGTTCTCAAGTTTTACAATTGGACCAGGGAATTCAAGAATGAGCCTGCTATAATATCTTTTGTTGTACTAGCAATAAGAAAGCCTGCCAAATTATCTTCTGTTGTACTAGCTTGGACACAACCTGTCAAATTATCTGTTGTTGAACTAACAAGGAGAGAGCATGCCAAATTATCTACTGTTGTACAAGCTTGGAAACAGTCTACCAAATTATCTGTTGTTGTACTAGCAATGAGGAAGCCAAACTGATATGGTCAATAAACCTCTTTACATGTCACTGTGATATGATCAGTGTGTTCATACATTATGAGATCAGAGTTATACTTAGATATTTGAAAACAACAGAAAGGTGAAGAAAAGGCATACATATAAGATCccattcatgtacatgtacttttctcTGAAACAACAGATACAATAACCAATTCAGTGTAATAAATTTACTTTATTCAACTAGCTCGGATTGTGAAAAGATATGCAACCTAGGTTAAAACATGAACCCTGGTTGATCCAGTGTCTAAAGTTGAAATTGCTGTTACATTGCTATAATCAATCACATGTATGTTCTTAGTATTGCAATTTTCTCTGATTGCAAGTTATTCAATGATGAGACAGTATACAGAAGCAATATAATAAATACATAGAAATATTTGCCGATGGATTGCTGAAAGGCTATGAACATAAACAACATGAAATATTCCAAGTCATAATTTTTGGACATCAACACATTACATATTTCTTAACATAAACAGTCCAAATAATTGTTCAAAATTCCttgtaaaaatgtttctaaCTTGTTCCTCTGTGCTTAAAATCTCACTTGTCAGGTCCCATACAATTTATGATTCATCTTTTATTCagaattatcacagaagtaatTTGGTATTGTGGATGATCTTCATGCAAGACCAAGTTTGTACCTCTGTACAATAAAACACTGATTTCACATTATCACTACATGTATACtgccaaaatgtttcaaaaatacactttaaaatttcaaaccaCAACAacatgacacttggctcacatttggtttgatgttggggggggggggggggggggggcagagtgagtatacttaactaactgggaacatgcataccaagtttcaaagcaatcggatgagtgatttcagaaaaatggtttttgacaaaagtgggaaaaattgtccaaaaatacaaatatgaaaattaaccagaatttgaacaaatctaacagaGGCCAACACTAGGatcatgcatacaaagtttAAAAGCAATGGGATGAGAAGTTTCAaagtagaatttttttttttttaccaaaaacagggaaaatttcctaaaaaagtATTATAgaaatttttacagaatttgaaCAATCCAACTAAAGTCaccataaagaacctgcataccaagtttcaacctacggttacagagttttagcaatgtgcaggattttttccttttttcccctcatttgcaaatttttgacactgagaagttcatttgaacaaattcacatatccacccctgggtgcacctgtacaccaaatactaagatggtaggtaaTGCGGTTTTGGAgtctttgatgtggatgaacttacatacatacatacttacatacataccggtacatacataccggtacatacatacatacatacatacacacacacacacacacacacacacacacacacacacacacacacacacacacacacacacacacacacacacacatacatgcatacatacatacatacatacatacatacatacatacatacatacatactggtacatacatacatacatacatacatacatacatacatactgatacatacatacatacatacagatgccactgaCTTACTGtgtaagctctctttggtatacccTTATACTCCTTGGTATACCAGTATATACATGTAgacataccaaatgtgagctaaaattaGATCTGAATCATTCTAGACTTGTATTTGACATAAATTACTCTAACATTTCTGAATAACCATATTTTAGAAGGACACTCAACTGTATGGGAGTGAAAAAACATCCAGAATAAAATTTCATCCCTTTGCcattaattttaaatatgttATTTATTGTAGAAATTGCACATTTCAAGCTGCAGAAATCACATACTAAACGATAGACCTTAAACACAAAGTAAACACAGCAAGTGATATTGTCTGTATATAAATGAGATGGTGACCAATGTGTAGCAACCTATGAATATGCTGTTGTTTCTATTGATATTACTCCCTCAGAAGACGTCAAAAGATCGCCCTATCATTCTGCATTGATGAAATACGTTACATAGAGTGTGCACACCAAAAAAGCTAACAGTGTCTTGAAGTTTTGTCTCTATGGATGCTAGTTTTGATGGCAATAAAGTTTGAAAGTAGAACTTCAAACAAAGAGGATCAAATATAGTTGCCCCCTAATATTTCAAATCTGCCCCTcttattttgatgaatgggcACAAATGGGCACAAATCGCCCCTTCCAATACACTGCTAGGAAAAACATTGGCAATCTGGCAATAGCTGTCAA comes from Ptychodera flava strain L36383 chromosome 8, AS_Pfla_20210202, whole genome shotgun sequence and encodes:
- the LOC139138123 gene encoding uncharacterized protein isoform X2, which encodes MEMKVTCPQSGCCDGITNNAMKRRRTDTDPDIDFRGNSNSFQHFRGRKFIPLRGGSTIFQSEDIKGEETLFLPFREDILLNMDSVDQISFSSGTYFIGSDAGTYLKSASGEPMTSSVLVT
- the LOC139138123 gene encoding uncharacterized protein isoform X1: MEMKVTCPQSGCCDGITNNAMKRRRTDTDPDIDFRGNSNSFQHFRGRKFIPLRGGSTIFQSEDIKGEETLFLPFREDILLNMDSVDQISFSSGTYFIGSDAGTYLKSASGHLINLWRYDIQQRRLYIARSFLFTHLQNFIEVKAVLESI